Proteins co-encoded in one Nitrospira sp. genomic window:
- a CDS encoding radical SAM protein encodes MTAPRVLLLIPPLTQLNTPYPSTAYLSGFLQSQGIASEQADLGIEMVLRLFSPDGLREVFRLVRQQSDDLPPQALAMLADEDAYLSTIDTVVTFLQGKTPGAASLLVHPGFLPQGPRFDGKTRFQKSVPIEDRAKHWGTLYLEDLADLVQATVSPSFALSRYAEHLAHSASSFDRLASALAEPLSLTDEFLLDALWPHLDRVDPTLVGLSVPFPGNLYGAFRIAQAMKQRRPNLPIVLGGGYANTELRRVRDPRVFDYVDFITLDDGERPLLSLLEHLTGQRPKTGLCRTFYRDEHRVRFADDRSVSNYSMNDVGCPTYRGLPLDRYLTILDSTNPMHRLWSEGHWNKLTVAHGCYWKQCTFCDVGLDYISRYEMTPTERLIQQIEHLIAETGQRGFHFVDEAAPPAALKALALGLLERKLAITWWGNIRFEEAFSPDLCKLLAASGCIAVTAGLEAASDRLLDKMKKGITVDQTALVAAAFKEAGIMIHAYLMYGFPSETIQEAVDALERVRQLFKADLMQSAFWHRFTTTAHSPVGLNPKANGLRILGPTFEGFADNDLIHRDPVGKTPAWLGEGLRRSMLNFLEGRGLTMDVRQWFDHDVPEPHVPKTWVRSLLRKRLGADQLPLERRLVWLGAQPIAVAQTRRVKLTLQGQFAKAVIQLPHSQGQWLHTVIKQATPRKNKATPYPWVRDIQASFPGTANDFVTFLESPGWRNARTAGLLLV; translated from the coding sequence ATGACCGCGCCCCGAGTCCTGTTACTGATTCCCCCGCTGACCCAGCTCAATACCCCGTACCCGTCCACCGCCTATCTCTCCGGATTCTTGCAGTCTCAGGGAATCGCTTCTGAACAGGCCGATCTTGGGATCGAGATGGTCTTGCGGCTGTTCAGTCCCGATGGACTTCGGGAGGTCTTTCGTCTTGTGCGGCAACAATCAGACGATCTTCCCCCACAGGCCCTCGCCATGCTCGCGGACGAAGACGCTTACCTGAGTACGATCGACACAGTGGTGACGTTCCTGCAGGGCAAGACTCCAGGGGCAGCCAGTCTGCTCGTTCATCCTGGATTTCTTCCGCAAGGTCCGCGGTTCGACGGCAAGACGAGATTTCAGAAATCTGTTCCGATTGAAGATCGAGCGAAGCACTGGGGCACGCTGTATCTCGAAGACCTCGCCGACCTGGTCCAAGCCACGGTCAGCCCATCCTTCGCCCTCAGCCGCTACGCCGAACATCTGGCTCACTCCGCATCCTCATTCGACCGATTAGCCTCGGCTCTCGCCGAGCCGCTCAGCCTGACGGATGAATTCCTGCTGGATGCCCTGTGGCCACACCTCGACCGTGTGGATCCGACCCTCGTGGGTCTGTCAGTCCCCTTTCCCGGCAATCTCTATGGCGCATTTCGGATTGCCCAGGCGATGAAGCAGCGGAGGCCGAATCTCCCGATTGTGCTCGGCGGCGGCTATGCGAATACGGAGTTGCGTCGTGTCCGCGATCCTCGAGTGTTCGACTACGTGGACTTCATCACCTTGGACGACGGGGAGCGACCGCTTCTCTCGCTCCTCGAACATCTCACGGGCCAACGCCCGAAAACCGGGCTCTGCCGAACGTTTTACAGAGACGAGCATCGCGTCCGCTTCGCCGACGATCGGTCCGTATCTAATTACAGCATGAATGACGTCGGATGTCCGACCTATCGAGGATTGCCGCTGGATCGCTACCTGACAATCCTCGACAGCACGAATCCCATGCATCGCCTCTGGTCCGAAGGTCATTGGAACAAACTGACCGTCGCGCACGGCTGTTATTGGAAGCAGTGCACGTTTTGCGATGTCGGGCTCGACTACATCAGCCGGTATGAAATGACGCCGACTGAACGGCTGATCCAACAAATCGAGCACCTGATCGCCGAAACCGGGCAACGCGGATTCCACTTTGTGGATGAAGCCGCCCCGCCTGCGGCGCTGAAGGCGCTGGCACTGGGATTACTGGAACGGAAGCTCGCGATCACCTGGTGGGGAAACATCCGGTTCGAAGAGGCTTTTTCACCGGATCTATGCAAACTCTTAGCCGCCTCCGGCTGTATCGCCGTGACCGCAGGACTGGAAGCGGCCTCGGATCGTCTGCTCGACAAGATGAAAAAAGGGATTACCGTCGATCAGACCGCACTCGTCGCGGCCGCCTTCAAAGAGGCCGGCATTATGATTCATGCGTATCTCATGTACGGATTCCCCTCGGAAACGATCCAAGAGGCAGTGGATGCTCTCGAACGCGTGCGGCAACTCTTCAAAGCAGACCTGATGCAATCGGCCTTCTGGCACCGCTTTACCACGACGGCCCACAGCCCGGTCGGCCTCAATCCCAAAGCCAACGGACTGCGCATCCTTGGACCGACATTTGAAGGTTTTGCTGACAACGATCTGATTCACCGCGACCCTGTCGGGAAAACCCCAGCCTGGCTGGGCGAAGGCTTACGTCGCTCCATGCTGAACTTTCTGGAGGGGCGAGGGCTCACGATGGATGTTCGTCAGTGGTTCGACCATGACGTGCCTGAGCCGCACGTCCCCAAGACCTGGGTACGGAGCCTTCTCCGCAAACGACTAGGGGCCGATCAGCTACCACTTGAACGCCGGCTGGTATGGCTCGGCGCTCAGCCAATCGCAGTAGCACAAACCAGACGGGTGAAACTGACACTGCAGGGACAATTTGCCAAGGCGGTCATCCAGCTCCCTCACTCACAGGGGCAGTGGCTTCACACCGTCATCAAGCAAGCGACCCCGCGCAAAAATAAAGCAACACCTTATCCATGGGTTCGAGACATACAAGCCAGCTTTCCAGGTACAGCGAACGATTTCGTCACGTTTTTAGAAAGTCCCGGCTGGAGAAACGCCCGTACCGCTGGTCTGTTATTGGTCTAG
- a CDS encoding pentapeptide repeat-containing protein — protein sequence MEQAKPSPIALRISNDPMYKLLREGCIKEFNVKKAAGDKCDLKSCDLRGLDLRGLDATGLDFSDCYFRQSDLRGIDFSQSNLRGASINACKISGVLFPEELSASEIELSLLQGIRMRYSK from the coding sequence ATGGAGCAGGCAAAGCCTAGTCCGATCGCACTGCGGATCTCAAACGATCCGATGTACAAATTGCTCCGCGAAGGCTGCATTAAGGAGTTCAACGTCAAGAAAGCCGCAGGCGACAAGTGCGACTTGAAAAGCTGCGATCTGCGAGGCCTGGATCTCCGCGGCCTGGATGCCACCGGGCTGGATTTCAGTGATTGCTATTTCCGCCAATCCGATCTTCGCGGCATCGATTTCAGCCAATCCAACTTGCGGGGCGCCTCCATCAACGCCTGCAAGATCTCCGGTGTCCTCTTTCCTGAAGAGCTCTCCGCCTCAGAGATCGAGCTCTCGCTCTTGCAGGGCATCCGGATGCGCTACTCGAAGTAG
- a CDS encoding peroxiredoxin, producing the protein MPIRLGDEAPNFTADTTEGPINFHEWLGGGWGILFSHPKDYTPVCTTELGTVAKITPEFKKRGVKVIAVSVDPLDSHKGWINDINETQHTTMNYPIIADPDKKVATLYDMIHPNAIDNMTVRSVFIVGPDKKVKLTLTYPASCGRNFDELLRVIDSLQLTSKFKVATPANWKDGEDCIITPAVNDAEAKTLFPKGFKTVKPYLRYTPQPNK; encoded by the coding sequence ATGCCGATCCGTTTAGGAGATGAAGCCCCGAATTTTACAGCCGATACGACCGAAGGCCCGATCAACTTTCATGAATGGCTTGGCGGTGGATGGGGGATCTTGTTCTCGCACCCGAAAGACTATACGCCGGTCTGTACGACTGAATTAGGGACCGTGGCCAAGATCACTCCTGAGTTCAAGAAGCGGGGAGTGAAAGTCATTGCGGTCAGTGTCGATCCGTTGGACTCCCATAAGGGCTGGATCAACGACATCAACGAAACTCAGCACACCACGATGAATTATCCCATCATCGCCGATCCGGATAAGAAGGTGGCGACCCTCTACGACATGATCCATCCGAATGCGATCGATAACATGACTGTCCGTTCGGTGTTCATTGTCGGACCCGACAAGAAGGTCAAGCTGACCTTGACCTATCCGGCTTCATGTGGCCGTAACTTCGATGAGTTGTTGCGCGTAATCGATTCGCTCCAGTTGACCTCAAAGTTCAAAGTCGCCACTCCGGCGAACTGGAAAGATGGCGAAGATTGCATCATCACTCCGGCCGTCAATGACGCGGAAGCCAAGACGCTCTTCCCGAAGGGGTTTAAGACGGTGAAGCCGTACCTGCGCTATACGCCGCAGCCGAATAAGTAA
- a CDS encoding CoA-binding protein, whose amino-acid sequence MNKSEGETIRQILADCRTIAVVGASSNPARASNHVAAYMKAQGYRVIPVNPNEQTVVCEPAFPSLTAVPGPIKLVDIFRKSEDVLPIVEEAITRGAKAIWMQEGVINEAAAQLAREAGLAVVMDRCWLKDHLAWRAHE is encoded by the coding sequence ATGAACAAGTCAGAAGGCGAGACCATTCGGCAGATTCTGGCGGACTGCCGGACGATTGCCGTGGTCGGCGCGTCATCCAATCCCGCTCGCGCATCCAATCATGTGGCGGCCTATATGAAGGCGCAAGGCTACCGGGTCATTCCAGTGAATCCCAATGAACAGACCGTCGTCTGCGAGCCGGCCTTTCCGTCGCTCACGGCTGTGCCGGGTCCGATCAAGCTGGTCGATATCTTTCGGAAGTCCGAAGACGTCCTGCCGATTGTCGAAGAAGCGATCACGCGTGGCGCGAAAGCCATCTGGATGCAGGAGGGTGTCATCAACGAAGCCGCGGCGCAGCTCGCGCGGGAGGCCGGCCTCGCGGTCGTGATGGATCGCTGCTGGCTGAAGGACCATCTGGCGTGGCGAGCGCATGAATAA
- a CDS encoding DsbA family protein encodes MAHDYLLYGDFNCPFCYALHERLHELQLLDRCAWRGVQHAPHLPRPMKAWGGSLGAELRHEVAVVQRLAPGLPIALPPGKPNTGPAIALAASRFQRDREAGMQMVRALYHAFWVKGQDISNPLVLDEFGVPDGSDLDQMMGEWEAVWHETGQAGVPLVVSPGGVLLVGCVPTEQIQAFFSLPD; translated from the coding sequence GTGGCGCACGACTATCTGCTGTATGGCGACTTCAATTGCCCCTTCTGCTATGCGCTGCATGAACGACTGCATGAGTTGCAGTTGCTCGATCGTTGTGCGTGGCGGGGCGTGCAACATGCGCCGCATCTGCCGCGCCCGATGAAGGCGTGGGGAGGGTCGTTAGGGGCGGAATTGCGCCATGAGGTGGCCGTCGTGCAGCGGTTGGCACCGGGACTGCCGATCGCGCTGCCGCCCGGCAAACCGAACACCGGGCCGGCAATTGCCCTGGCCGCATCGCGGTTCCAGCGCGATCGTGAGGCAGGAATGCAGATGGTGCGCGCCTTGTACCACGCATTCTGGGTGAAAGGACAAGACATCTCGAACCCCCTCGTTCTAGATGAATTCGGGGTTCCAGACGGGAGTGATCTCGACCAGATGATGGGGGAGTGGGAAGCGGTCTGGCACGAGACTGGCCAGGCCGGAGTTCCCCTGGTGGTTTCACCGGGAGGCGTTTTGCTGGTCGGGTGTGTGCCGACCGAGCAGATTCAGGCGTTCTTCAGTTTGCCGGACTGA
- a CDS encoding DUF4112 domain-containing protein, with product MNNSSAIPPPEPSGEAIHRQALVEAAELLAKVLDTTVKIPGTSLYLGLDPLIGLIPGIGDVLANLIGTVILGMAARLEVPRIVIARMSLNLLINGAIGAIPILGDLFSVWFRSNSRNADLLRQAATQAARGTHADWSYVVGIIAGTVGLLLGLVAFVLWVAVSLWSRFAGIQQSESRAGHNRSCPWFLLASMVHLERFTQGGAMNGSGCVQPSATEESTTQGTVLVVDDDAAVCHVTGQMLEMHGYRVLYAENGEQAMALLDENSDEISILVADIVMPKMSGPQLAHLLRIQRPELPVLFVSGLVSYSNFEGVMGGWMLKKPYSPSMLASKVRDVLATFGSKSEMAS from the coding sequence ATGAATAATTCCTCAGCGATTCCTCCGCCAGAGCCCTCAGGAGAGGCCATCCACCGCCAGGCGTTGGTCGAGGCAGCAGAATTATTGGCGAAAGTGTTGGATACCACGGTTAAGATTCCCGGGACCTCGCTCTACCTCGGACTCGATCCCCTCATCGGGCTCATTCCGGGCATCGGCGATGTGTTGGCGAATCTAATCGGGACGGTCATCCTAGGGATGGCCGCGCGTCTGGAAGTGCCGCGTATCGTCATCGCCCGAATGAGCCTGAACCTGCTGATCAACGGCGCCATCGGGGCGATTCCCATCCTCGGCGATCTCTTCTCCGTCTGGTTTCGCAGCAATAGCCGGAATGCGGATCTGCTGCGTCAGGCGGCGACGCAAGCAGCCAGGGGCACCCACGCCGATTGGTCCTATGTCGTTGGAATCATCGCCGGGACAGTGGGGCTGCTCCTCGGTCTTGTCGCCTTCGTGCTGTGGGTGGCGGTCAGCCTCTGGAGCCGATTTGCCGGAATCCAGCAGAGCGAGAGCCGGGCCGGTCATAACCGATCTTGTCCTTGGTTCCTCCTGGCTTCCATGGTACATCTGGAGCGGTTTACTCAAGGAGGTGCCATGAACGGTTCGGGTTGTGTGCAGCCGAGTGCGACGGAAGAATCCACCACGCAGGGGACGGTCTTGGTCGTCGATGACGACGCAGCCGTGTGCCATGTGACCGGCCAGATGTTAGAGATGCACGGGTATCGGGTGCTCTATGCTGAAAACGGCGAACAGGCGATGGCGTTGCTCGATGAAAATAGCGATGAGATATCCATTCTAGTGGCGGATATCGTGATGCCGAAGATGTCCGGACCGCAATTGGCCCATCTGTTACGCATCCAGCGGCCGGAGTTGCCGGTCCTGTTTGTGTCGGGTCTGGTATCGTACTCGAATTTTGAGGGTGTCATGGGTGGATGGATGCTGAAGAAGCCCTATTCTCCCTCGATGCTGGCGTCGAAAGTCCGCGATGTGTTGGCGACATTTGGATCGAAGTCCGAGATGGCCTCCTAG
- a CDS encoding DUF3391 domain-containing protein, whose protein sequence is MAHRTIPLSDLKVGMYLIGVDRSWLHTPFLRHKFEISAQSEIDTLWASGIAQVTIDTGRGLDVAVPEVTPSDPAPVCEAQSLAPSQPATNPVSLERTAVMLADNLALAKQRRTEWINRLNHIFDGTRATGLVSYAEANQLVDEMIGFIFERQAACYAVMGLREQDPTLHEHGLTVCTLSVIIGQALSYPREVLQHVGVAALLHDVGLVRLPKNLLKRTKAIPPAQQALYDSHPAQGLVLLEKSGVRDAEVLSIVKHHHAAPTGPVGTEGEAGQDWAYAALVGIVDQYDELLTGQTGGPPLSSNQAMMQLYQRYRDQPYLLDHVSYLIRAIGVFPLYSLVALKSGEVGVVGSITPGKAHLPILYLCRDARGVSCAPPQELDLAQEPEGGRSIHDIRDPRREGIDVEAILRQVAA, encoded by the coding sequence ATGGCGCATCGCACAATTCCGCTCTCCGACCTGAAAGTCGGGATGTACCTGATCGGGGTGGACCGCTCTTGGCTTCACACGCCCTTTCTTCGGCATAAATTTGAAATCAGCGCGCAATCGGAAATCGACACCTTGTGGGCATCGGGCATTGCTCAGGTGACCATCGATACCGGTCGGGGCCTCGATGTGGCGGTTCCTGAGGTGACACCGTCCGATCCTGCCCCTGTTTGTGAGGCTCAGTCTTTGGCGCCCAGTCAGCCGGCCACAAATCCTGTTTCTCTAGAACGTACGGCGGTGATGCTGGCGGACAATCTTGCGCTGGCGAAGCAGCGGCGGACGGAGTGGATCAATCGGCTCAATCACATATTTGACGGCACGCGGGCGACAGGGCTGGTGTCATACGCAGAAGCCAATCAGCTTGTTGATGAGATGATCGGTTTCATCTTCGAACGCCAAGCCGCCTGTTACGCCGTCATGGGCCTGCGGGAGCAAGACCCGACGTTGCATGAGCATGGACTCACCGTGTGCACGCTGTCCGTCATTATCGGGCAGGCGTTATCCTATCCTCGCGAAGTGCTGCAACACGTGGGCGTGGCCGCGCTGCTCCATGATGTGGGTCTTGTCCGTCTGCCCAAGAACCTTCTGAAACGCACCAAGGCAATACCGCCGGCCCAGCAAGCTCTCTACGATAGCCATCCGGCGCAGGGCCTCGTGTTGTTGGAGAAAAGCGGGGTCCGCGATGCGGAGGTCCTGTCCATCGTCAAGCACCATCATGCCGCACCGACAGGTCCGGTCGGTACCGAAGGGGAGGCAGGACAAGACTGGGCCTATGCTGCGCTGGTGGGGATTGTCGACCAGTATGACGAATTGCTGACGGGCCAAACGGGCGGGCCACCGCTGTCGTCCAATCAAGCGATGATGCAGTTGTATCAACGCTACCGTGATCAGCCCTATTTGCTCGATCACGTGTCGTATCTGATCAGAGCGATCGGTGTGTTTCCTCTCTACAGTCTCGTGGCGTTGAAATCAGGGGAGGTCGGCGTCGTGGGATCCATTACCCCCGGCAAGGCGCACCTTCCAATCCTGTATCTCTGTCGGGATGCGAGAGGTGTGTCTTGTGCCCCACCCCAGGAATTGGATCTTGCCCAGGAACCTGAGGGCGGCCGAAGCATTCATGACATCCGGGACCCACGACGGGAAGGAATCGATGTGGAAGCGATTCTCAGGCAGGTGGCCGCATGA
- a CDS encoding ATP-binding protein produces MSAQPQPEPNARGAGQMSWLPTREDTFLLMEASGDAVFVTDRSGRILSVNPMAQQLVGRTRDVIGQSFQDLMDCRLPEPNGSGGIPFQQMMKTGEVTMVPSQQWTRGDGTRFELSTTFWPRVQLAERVGAVIVTRDLTSAMEVQRDVQRVARLAEDSPNPIVEFDGAGGMLYANTAMVELLTVCGALERGIEAMLPPDLEGILKDCLRTRSATCRIEHAIADRILAWSFFPLGDLDQIRAYGLDVTADVALRRAKEVAEESARAKGIFLATMSHELRTPMNGVLGCTQLLQDTSLTDAQRQLLQTMHRSAEALLVLVNDILDFSKIEAGKMSLETADVHLRSLIDDVLTLVSELAKKKSLELTVEVAPEVPESLRGDPVRLRQILFNLVGNAIKFTERGRVAVAVTLQQAPSHLPESILLAWSITDTGIGMTEEQQARLFQAYSQAEASTARKFGGTGLGLMICRQLVELMGGEIAVESQAGKGTTFRYTTLVLPAIQREQVQPVVTAVSNPELRAGSTKRILVADDNEINQVVACKFLQKLGFEVEIARNGREALQAASRTPYDAILMDCEMPEMDGYDATRAIRQRETGQDRHIPVIALTGHASADDERVCLDAGMDGVLTKPVTLPALRGILDRILRRE; encoded by the coding sequence ATGAGCGCCCAGCCTCAACCGGAGCCGAACGCGCGCGGGGCGGGACAGATGTCCTGGTTGCCCACGCGAGAAGATACCTTTCTCTTGATGGAAGCGTCGGGCGACGCCGTCTTCGTCACCGACCGAAGCGGGCGGATCCTGTCCGTGAATCCGATGGCCCAGCAACTGGTCGGACGTACCCGCGATGTGATCGGCCAGTCGTTTCAGGACCTGATGGATTGCCGGTTGCCGGAGCCGAATGGATCGGGAGGTATTCCGTTCCAACAGATGATGAAAACCGGAGAAGTTACGATGGTGCCATCCCAGCAGTGGACGCGAGGGGATGGGACCCGGTTTGAGCTCTCGACGACGTTTTGGCCCCGAGTGCAGCTGGCCGAGCGAGTGGGAGCGGTCATCGTCACGCGGGATCTGACCTCTGCGATGGAAGTGCAGCGGGATGTGCAGCGCGTAGCGCGACTGGCCGAGGATTCACCGAATCCGATTGTCGAATTCGATGGCGCCGGCGGAATGCTCTATGCCAACACGGCGATGGTCGAGCTCCTGACCGTCTGCGGGGCGCTGGAGCGTGGGATCGAGGCAATGCTTCCTCCCGATCTTGAAGGCATTCTCAAGGATTGTCTGCGCACCCGCTCGGCGACCTGTCGAATTGAGCATGCGATCGCCGATCGAATCCTTGCCTGGTCGTTTTTCCCCCTGGGTGACCTTGATCAGATTCGAGCCTATGGGTTGGATGTGACGGCCGACGTGGCGCTGCGTCGAGCGAAGGAAGTGGCCGAAGAATCTGCCCGTGCCAAGGGGATCTTTCTCGCCACCATGAGTCACGAACTCCGGACGCCGATGAACGGCGTGTTGGGCTGCACACAGTTGTTACAGGACACGTCGTTGACCGATGCGCAACGGCAATTGCTTCAAACCATGCATCGGTCTGCCGAAGCGCTCTTGGTGTTGGTGAATGACATCTTGGATTTCTCAAAGATCGAAGCCGGCAAGATGTCTCTGGAAACAGCGGACGTGCATCTTCGTTCACTCATCGACGATGTGTTGACCCTCGTCTCTGAACTGGCGAAGAAGAAATCCCTGGAATTGACGGTGGAGGTTGCGCCGGAGGTCCCGGAAAGCCTGCGAGGGGATCCGGTGCGCCTGCGCCAGATTCTCTTCAATCTGGTCGGCAATGCGATCAAATTTACCGAGCGTGGCCGCGTGGCGGTTGCGGTGACGTTGCAGCAAGCGCCCTCCCATCTGCCGGAGAGCATCCTCCTGGCGTGGAGCATCACGGACACGGGCATTGGCATGACAGAGGAACAGCAGGCCAGACTGTTTCAGGCCTACTCGCAGGCGGAGGCATCGACCGCCAGGAAGTTCGGCGGGACGGGCCTCGGGCTGATGATCTGCCGCCAGCTTGTCGAGCTGATGGGGGGCGAGATCGCAGTCGAAAGCCAGGCCGGGAAGGGGACCACGTTCCGGTACACCACTCTGGTGTTACCGGCGATTCAGCGGGAACAGGTTCAACCCGTGGTCACAGCGGTGTCCAATCCGGAGTTACGAGCCGGGAGTACGAAGCGCATTCTGGTCGCCGACGATAACGAGATCAACCAGGTGGTGGCGTGCAAGTTTCTCCAGAAGCTGGGCTTCGAAGTAGAAATCGCCCGGAATGGTCGTGAAGCGCTGCAAGCCGCGTCGAGAACACCCTACGACGCGATCCTGATGGACTGCGAGATGCCGGAGATGGACGGCTATGACGCCACCCGTGCGATCCGGCAGCGGGAGACCGGCCAGGATCGACACATTCCTGTCATCGCCCTGACGGGTCATGCCTCCGCAGACGACGAACGAGTCTGCTTGGATGCCGGGATGGATGGCGTCCTCACGAAGCCGGTGACGCTTCCGGCGCTGCGCGGGATCCTCGACCGGATTCTTCGGCGCGAATAG
- a CDS encoding RuBisCO large subunit C-terminal-like domain-containing protein produces MHGHRLSGDRFSVEYHLTGTESQGRNMAERLCADQTIEAPLSLLRTCPIPEGLLGRVEDFSRVEETRHRALISFPVELFGHSFAQMLHTLFGTASLSPQVQVADIHLPTQLPESWPGPRHGISGIRTMTDVAHRPLVCAVLKPLGLSPEALAELAHSFALGGVDIIKDDQGLGDHAFCPSEERVQRCLAAIRDASRSTGRRCLYFTHVVGSLEDIWTQTQFARQAGADGILLSPGLVG; encoded by the coding sequence ATGCATGGACATAGGCTGTCGGGGGACCGCTTTTCGGTCGAGTACCATCTCACGGGGACTGAGTCGCAGGGGCGGAACATGGCCGAGCGCCTGTGCGCCGATCAGACCATAGAAGCCCCGCTGTCCCTGCTGCGCACCTGCCCAATTCCCGAAGGACTCCTGGGCCGGGTCGAGGATTTCTCACGAGTGGAGGAAACGCGGCATCGGGCCCTGATCAGTTTTCCCGTTGAACTGTTTGGCCATTCGTTCGCGCAGATGCTGCACACCCTGTTCGGCACGGCCAGTCTCAGCCCCCAGGTCCAAGTCGCCGACATTCATCTCCCCACCCAGCTGCCGGAAAGCTGGCCCGGCCCTCGGCACGGTATCTCAGGCATCCGTACAATGACTGACGTGGCCCATCGTCCATTGGTCTGTGCCGTCTTGAAGCCACTAGGGCTCTCTCCTGAGGCGCTGGCGGAATTGGCCCACAGCTTCGCACTCGGCGGCGTGGACATCATCAAGGATGACCAAGGTCTTGGAGATCATGCCTTCTGCCCCTCCGAGGAACGCGTCCAGCGCTGCCTTGCCGCCATTCGTGATGCCAGCCGCTCCACTGGCCGCAGATGCCTCTACTTTACTCACGTCGTCGGATCGCTCGAAGACATATGGACACAAACACAATTCGCCAGGCAGGCAGGCGCGGATGGAATCCTCCTCTCACCGGGGCTGGTGGGATAG
- a CDS encoding flagellar basal body rod C-terminal domain-containing protein, protein MMSAIDTALSGLTNFAKKLDVSAHNVANVNTDGFHKSRVESVEVGTGGVLPVVQKDDSAGPSVLKDRGYGAAQVELSNVDLGEEAVSQIVAQRGFEANLRTLKTADDMLGSIIDTKR, encoded by the coding sequence ATGATGTCCGCAATCGACACAGCCTTATCGGGCCTGACGAATTTCGCCAAGAAGCTCGATGTCTCCGCCCATAACGTGGCGAATGTGAATACCGACGGATTCCATAAATCAAGGGTTGAGTCCGTCGAGGTCGGAACCGGCGGCGTGTTGCCGGTCGTCCAAAAGGACGATTCCGCCGGACCGAGCGTGCTGAAAGACCGCGGATACGGTGCGGCCCAGGTCGAATTGTCCAATGTCGATCTCGGAGAAGAAGCCGTCAGCCAGATCGTCGCCCAGCGCGGATTCGAAGCCAATCTCCGCACGCTGAAAACCGCCGACGATATGCTGGGGAGCATTATCGACACGAAGCGGTAA